A genomic stretch from Calonectris borealis chromosome 6, bCalBor7.hap1.2, whole genome shotgun sequence includes:
- the NDUFS1 gene encoding NADH-ubiquinone oxidoreductase 75 kDa subunit, mitochondrial isoform X1 encodes MLRLPAVRRALAGVAQSSKVCGRTTATAASNQIEVFVDGHPVLVNPGTTVLQACEKAGIQIPRFCYHDRLSVAGNCRMCLVEIEKAPKPVAACAMPVMKGWNILTNSEKSRKAREGVMEFLLANHPLDCPICDQGGECDLQDQSMMFGSDRSRFREGKRAVEDKNIGPLVKTIMTRCIQCTRCIRFASEVAGVDDLGTTGRGNDMQVGTYVEKMFMSELSGNIIDICPVGALTSKPYAFTARPWETRKVESIDVLDAVGSNIVVSTRTGEVMRILPRLHEDINEEWISDKTRFAYDGLKRQRLTQPMIKNEKGLFVYASWEDVLTRVAGVLQAVKGKEVAAIVGGLVDAEALIALKDLLNRVNCDTLCTEEVFPTAGAGTDLRSNYLLNTKIAGVEEADVLLLVGTNPRFEAPLFNARIRKSWLHNDLQVALVGSPVNLTYTYDHLGESPQILQDIASGKHAFSKVLDQAKKPMVVVGSAALQRSDGAAIHAAVSTIAQNARTKSGVGSDWKVMNILHRVASQVAALDLGFKPGVEAIRKNPPKALYLLGADSGCITRQDLPKDCFIIYQGHHGDVGAPMADVILPGAAYTEKAATYVNTEGRAQQTRVAVTPPGMAREDWKIIRAVSEMAGMTLPYENLDQIRKRLEEVSPNLVRYDDVEEANYFNQANELSKLVKQQLLADPLVPPQLTIKDFYMTDSISRASQTMAKCVKAVVEGAHAVEEPAIC; translated from the exons GCCTGTGAAAAGGCTGGAATTCAGATACCTCGTTTTTGTTACCATGATCGTCTCTCTGTTGCTGGAAACTGTAGGATGTGTCTTGTGGAAATAGAGAAAGCTCCCAAG CCAGTTGCTGCCTGTGCCATGCCAGTTATGAAGGGCTGGAACATTCTGACAAACTCTGAGAAGTCCAGGAAAGCAAG AGAGGGTGTAATGGAGTTCCTGCTGGCAAATCACCCATTGGACTGTCCTATCTGTGATCAGGGAGGAGAATGTGATCTGCAG GATCAATCGATGATGTTTGGCAGTGATAGGAGTAGATTTAGAGAGGGAAAACGTGCTGTGGAGGACAAGAACATTGGCCCATTAGTCAAAACAATCATGACTCGGTGTATACAGTGCACTCGATGTATCAG GTTTGCTAGTGAGGTTGCAGGGGTAGATGACTTGGGAACAACCGGAAGAGGAAACGATATGCAAGTTGGTACTTATGTTGAAAAAATGTTCATGTCTGAGTTATCAGGAAATATTATTGACATCTGCCCAGTTGGTGCTCTTACCTCCAAGCCATATGCCTTTACTGCACGCCCATGGGAGACAAG GAAGGTAGAGTCAATTGATGTTCTTGATGCAGTTGGAAGCAACATTGTAGTGAGCACGAGAACTGGAGAAGTGATGAGAATTTTGCCAAGGCTGCATGAAGATATCAACGAGGAATGGATATCTGACAAAACAAG GTTTGCTTATGATGGTCTGAAGCGTCAGAGACTCACTCAGCCAATGATCAAAAATGAGAAAGGACTATTTGTTTATGCCTCATGGGAGGATGTGTTAACTCGTGTTGCTGGTGTG CTACAGGCTGTCAAAGGTAAGGAAGTAGCAGCAATTGTAGGAGGACTGGTGGATGCAGAAGCACTAATAGCTCTGAAGGACTTATTGAATAGAGTGAATTGTGATACGCTCTGCACTGAAGAGGTCTTCCCTACTGCCGGAGCTGG CACAGATTTACGCTCTAACTACCTGCTTAATACCAAGATTGCTGGAGTGGAGGAGGCAGATGTCCTGCTTCTGGTTGGCACCAATCCACGCTTTGAGGCACCGCTTTTTAATGCTAGAATTCGAAAGAG ctgGCTTCACAATGACTTGCAAGTGGCCCTTGTTGGCTCTCCGGTGAATTTGACCTACACATATGATCATCTAGGAGAGTCCCCACAGATACTCCAGGACATTGCTTCTGGAAAACATGCATTCTCCAAG GTCCTCGACCAGGCCAAAAAGCCAATGGTGGTGGTAGGTAGTGCAGCACTGCAGCGCAGTGACGGAGCAGCTATCCATGCTGCCGTTTCCACCATTGCACAAAACGCCAGGACTAAGAGTGGTGTTGGTTCTGATTGGAAAGTCATGAACATCCTCCACAG GGTTGCAAGCCAGGTAGCGGCTTTGGATCTGGGTTTCAAACCAGGAGTGGAGGCAATTAGGAAAAATCCTCCCAAAGCATTGTATCTCTTGGGAGCAGATTCGGGTTGTATAACACGTCAGGATTTGCCAAAGGATTGTTTTATCATCTACCAAG GACATCACGGGGATGTGGGAGCTCCCATGGCTGATGTTATTCTCCCAGGAGCAGCATATACAGAGAAGGCGGCCACATACGTGAATACTGAGGGCAGGGCCCAGCAGACAAGAGTAGCGGTAACACCGCCTGGGATGGCAAGGGAAGACTGGAAAATTATCAGAGCTGTCTCTGAG ATGGCTGGTATGACCTTGCCTTATGAGAACCTTGATCAAATACGGAAGCGTTTAGAAGAAGTATCTCCTAATCTGGTTCGATACGATGATGTGGAAGAGGCTAACTACTTCAACCAGGCAAATGAATTGTCAAAG TTGGTGAAGCAACAGCTTCTTGCTGATCCTCTTGTTCCACCTCAGCTCACAATAAAAGACTTTTATATGACAG attcaatCAGTAGAGCATCCCAGACAATGGCCAAGTGTGTGAAAGCTGTTGTTGAAGGTGCTCATGCAGTAGAAGAGCCAGCCATCTGCTAG
- the NDUFS1 gene encoding NADH-ubiquinone oxidoreductase 75 kDa subunit, mitochondrial isoform X2 — protein sequence MCLVEIEKAPKPVAACAMPVMKGWNILTNSEKSRKAREGVMEFLLANHPLDCPICDQGGECDLQDQSMMFGSDRSRFREGKRAVEDKNIGPLVKTIMTRCIQCTRCIRFASEVAGVDDLGTTGRGNDMQVGTYVEKMFMSELSGNIIDICPVGALTSKPYAFTARPWETRKVESIDVLDAVGSNIVVSTRTGEVMRILPRLHEDINEEWISDKTRFAYDGLKRQRLTQPMIKNEKGLFVYASWEDVLTRVAGVLQAVKGKEVAAIVGGLVDAEALIALKDLLNRVNCDTLCTEEVFPTAGAGTDLRSNYLLNTKIAGVEEADVLLLVGTNPRFEAPLFNARIRKSWLHNDLQVALVGSPVNLTYTYDHLGESPQILQDIASGKHAFSKVLDQAKKPMVVVGSAALQRSDGAAIHAAVSTIAQNARTKSGVGSDWKVMNILHRVASQVAALDLGFKPGVEAIRKNPPKALYLLGADSGCITRQDLPKDCFIIYQGHHGDVGAPMADVILPGAAYTEKAATYVNTEGRAQQTRVAVTPPGMAREDWKIIRAVSEMAGMTLPYENLDQIRKRLEEVSPNLVRYDDVEEANYFNQANELSKLVKQQLLADPLVPPQLTIKDFYMTDSISRASQTMAKCVKAVVEGAHAVEEPAIC from the exons ATGTGTCTTGTGGAAATAGAGAAAGCTCCCAAG CCAGTTGCTGCCTGTGCCATGCCAGTTATGAAGGGCTGGAACATTCTGACAAACTCTGAGAAGTCCAGGAAAGCAAG AGAGGGTGTAATGGAGTTCCTGCTGGCAAATCACCCATTGGACTGTCCTATCTGTGATCAGGGAGGAGAATGTGATCTGCAG GATCAATCGATGATGTTTGGCAGTGATAGGAGTAGATTTAGAGAGGGAAAACGTGCTGTGGAGGACAAGAACATTGGCCCATTAGTCAAAACAATCATGACTCGGTGTATACAGTGCACTCGATGTATCAG GTTTGCTAGTGAGGTTGCAGGGGTAGATGACTTGGGAACAACCGGAAGAGGAAACGATATGCAAGTTGGTACTTATGTTGAAAAAATGTTCATGTCTGAGTTATCAGGAAATATTATTGACATCTGCCCAGTTGGTGCTCTTACCTCCAAGCCATATGCCTTTACTGCACGCCCATGGGAGACAAG GAAGGTAGAGTCAATTGATGTTCTTGATGCAGTTGGAAGCAACATTGTAGTGAGCACGAGAACTGGAGAAGTGATGAGAATTTTGCCAAGGCTGCATGAAGATATCAACGAGGAATGGATATCTGACAAAACAAG GTTTGCTTATGATGGTCTGAAGCGTCAGAGACTCACTCAGCCAATGATCAAAAATGAGAAAGGACTATTTGTTTATGCCTCATGGGAGGATGTGTTAACTCGTGTTGCTGGTGTG CTACAGGCTGTCAAAGGTAAGGAAGTAGCAGCAATTGTAGGAGGACTGGTGGATGCAGAAGCACTAATAGCTCTGAAGGACTTATTGAATAGAGTGAATTGTGATACGCTCTGCACTGAAGAGGTCTTCCCTACTGCCGGAGCTGG CACAGATTTACGCTCTAACTACCTGCTTAATACCAAGATTGCTGGAGTGGAGGAGGCAGATGTCCTGCTTCTGGTTGGCACCAATCCACGCTTTGAGGCACCGCTTTTTAATGCTAGAATTCGAAAGAG ctgGCTTCACAATGACTTGCAAGTGGCCCTTGTTGGCTCTCCGGTGAATTTGACCTACACATATGATCATCTAGGAGAGTCCCCACAGATACTCCAGGACATTGCTTCTGGAAAACATGCATTCTCCAAG GTCCTCGACCAGGCCAAAAAGCCAATGGTGGTGGTAGGTAGTGCAGCACTGCAGCGCAGTGACGGAGCAGCTATCCATGCTGCCGTTTCCACCATTGCACAAAACGCCAGGACTAAGAGTGGTGTTGGTTCTGATTGGAAAGTCATGAACATCCTCCACAG GGTTGCAAGCCAGGTAGCGGCTTTGGATCTGGGTTTCAAACCAGGAGTGGAGGCAATTAGGAAAAATCCTCCCAAAGCATTGTATCTCTTGGGAGCAGATTCGGGTTGTATAACACGTCAGGATTTGCCAAAGGATTGTTTTATCATCTACCAAG GACATCACGGGGATGTGGGAGCTCCCATGGCTGATGTTATTCTCCCAGGAGCAGCATATACAGAGAAGGCGGCCACATACGTGAATACTGAGGGCAGGGCCCAGCAGACAAGAGTAGCGGTAACACCGCCTGGGATGGCAAGGGAAGACTGGAAAATTATCAGAGCTGTCTCTGAG ATGGCTGGTATGACCTTGCCTTATGAGAACCTTGATCAAATACGGAAGCGTTTAGAAGAAGTATCTCCTAATCTGGTTCGATACGATGATGTGGAAGAGGCTAACTACTTCAACCAGGCAAATGAATTGTCAAAG TTGGTGAAGCAACAGCTTCTTGCTGATCCTCTTGTTCCACCTCAGCTCACAATAAAAGACTTTTATATGACAG attcaatCAGTAGAGCATCCCAGACAATGGCCAAGTGTGTGAAAGCTGTTGTTGAAGGTGCTCATGCAGTAGAAGAGCCAGCCATCTGCTAG